A window from Acropora palmata chromosome 14, jaAcrPala1.3, whole genome shotgun sequence encodes these proteins:
- the LOC141865737 gene encoding uncharacterized protein LOC141865737, producing the protein MKPQEAKRTNRLSSSLCSVSGLLLSVMCCVALIHVELRIQEHHRLIENSVTSCDQLEKKILQKVQQNYREWQLEKCSHNQGDRGEAKGDESTEKGTSLRQIRAATDPSQNKSDQITSQVKLVVKNELRALQNQFCAKDETLCRSGRKGNTGRRGRRGFPGRPGPPGRLGPEGPPGKHGEQGPQGPSGVKGDLGLPGAVGPVGPIGPMGVKGAKGEPGQSLSAPTVLQPPVETIVNESQTAILKCIADGNPKPTVTWSKLNSVLPVGRHVVEPSGTMTLNDVRPEDAGIYSCSADSLLGSANASAKIVVQFAPVIQLSSKAFLGEAESNITMVCETSGQPRPNVMWSNTVGDWPKGRSEANEGNLTIYNLQINDRGIYICKAENMMGLRTALAQLMVFPRTKFKLRPPEEVTALIGLSFHLDCVAESELRTIITWTKNGERLFPEGLTILKNGTLLFSDVKKSDGGSYTCTATNAVKTVTATVRFNTLYPQSCSVMRQHTNLNGNYTIDPDGEGGLAPFTVHCDMTDKNGVGVTVVSPFNESRTLVSQSYVYRGYYRIMEAYSRNISYGEASSNQLAKLTEVSLHCEQYIKFECYRWRLRLYSYSWWLSQDSTRMTYWGGSSVSGKCACGMTNSCANRYYGCNCDANDYTWREDSGLLTEKARLPVTQLRFGDTRGQHAFHTLGKLKCYGIA; encoded by the exons ATGAAACCTCAAGAAGCCAAGCGGACAAACAGGCTTAGCAGCAGCTTGTGTTCTGTGTCTGGTTTACTGCTGTCTGTTATGTGTTGTGTCGCTCTGATTCATGTCGAGCTCAGAATACAAGAACACCATCGATTGATAGAAAACTCAGTGACATCCTGCGATcaacttgagaaaaaaatcCTTCAGAAAGTACAACAGAATTACAGAGAATGGCAACTCGAAAAATGTAGCCATAATCAAGGCGACAGGGGGGAAGCAAAAG GTGATGAAAGTACTGAAAAAGGTACCTCATTACGACAAATCAGAGCCGCAACGGACCCAtctcaaaacaaaagtgacCAAATAACGTCTCAAGTGAAACTAGTCGTGAAAAACGAACTTCGcgctttgcaaaatcaattctgtgcaaaagatgaAACCCTCTGTCGCTcaggaagaaaaggaaacacaGGAAGAAGAGGGAGACGGGGATTCCCAGGGAGACCAGGTCCGCCAGGGAGACTCGGTCCTGAGGGACCACCTGGTAAACACGGAGAACAGGGTCCACAAGGACCGAGCGGTGTTAAAGGAGATCTGGGACTGCCAGGTGCGGTCGGTCCCGTAGGACCTATAGGGCCAATGGGAGTGAAGGGAGCCAAAGGTGAGCCAGGTCAGTCCCTTTCGGCTCCTACTGTGCTGCAGCCTCCTGTTGAAACCATAGTCAATGAAAGTCAAACAGCCATCTTGAAATGCATCGCAGATGGAAATCCAAAACCAACAGTCACGTGGTCTAAACTGAACTCGGTTCTTCCCGTCGGGCGTCACGTGGTTGAACCCAGTGGCACGATGACTTTGAATGATGTCAGACCTGAAGACGCTGGAATATACAGTTGCAGTGCCGATAGTTTGTTGGGAAGTGCAAATGCTTCCGCAAAAATTGTTGTTCAAT TCGCCCCTGTTATCCAACTATCATCCAAGGCGTTCTTGGGAGAGGCAGAAAGTAACATCACCATGGTGTGCGAAACTTCCGGTCAACCGCGGCCCAATGTCATGTGGTCAAACACCGTCGGTGATTGGCCAAAAGGAAGATCCGAAGCAAACGAGGGAAACCTGACGATCTACAACTTACAAATCAATGACCGAGGAATCTATATTTGTAAGGCTGAAAATATGATGGGTCTCAGAACAGCCTTAGCTCAGCTCATGGTTTTTCCTCGCACGAAGTTCAAACTTCGTCCACCGGAGGAAGTAACCGCTTTGATTGGGTTGAGTTTCCATTTGGATTGTGTTGCTGAAAGTGAATTAAGAACCATCATCACGTGGACAAAGAACGGCGAGCGGTTATTTCCAGAGGGattaaccattttgaaaaatggaacACTGCTATTCTCTGATGTAAAGAAATCCGACGGGGGATCTTACACCTGCACAGCCACCAATGCAGTGAAAACAGTTACGGCAACAGTCCGTTTTAATACTTTATACCCTCAATCCTGCTCAGTGATGAGGCAACATACCAATTTAAACGGAAATTACACCATTGACCCAGACGGCGAGGGAGGCCTGGCACCATTTACAGTACACTGTGACATGACAGATAAGAATGGTGTTGGCGTGACAGTCGTAAGTCCCTTCAATGAAAGCAGAACCCTGGTAAGCCAGAGCTATGTTTATAGGGGCTACTATAGGATAATGGAAGCATACTCACGTAACATTAGCTACGGAGAAGCGAGTTCGAATCAGCTGGCAAAACTTACCGAAGTCTCTTTACACTGTGAACAGTACATCAAGTTTGAGTGTTATAGATGGCGCTTGCGACTCTATAGCTATTCATGGTGGTTATCACAAGACTCTACTCGGATGACATACTGGGGTGGGTCATCTGTTAGTGGTAAGTGCGCATGCGGGATGACCAACTCATGCGCGAATCGCTATTATGGTTGTAACTGTGACGCGAATGACTATACATGGCGTGAAGACAGCGGTCTCCTCACTGAAAAAGCACGGCTTCCAGTCACACAACTCAGGTTTGGGGATACACGTGGACAGCATGCGTTCCATACATTGGGTAAATTGAAGTGCTACGGAATAGCATAA